The Limnospira fusiformis SAG 85.79 genomic interval TTCCCAATTCTGACACAGCGCAGTTATGCCCAAACCTCCCAGACTCAGGCGGCACAACTGCAACAACTGATTAATTTGGGAAGCCAGCAAACTCAGCAAAGGCAACCTTTACAAGCCATAGAAACACTTAAACAAGCCCTAGCTATTGCCCAAAGTATCCAAGGTCGAGAAGACGAAGCATTCGCAAATCTTGGTCTGGGTTTCAACTATTATCATATCGGCAAACCCCTGGAAGCCTTAACATACTTACAGCAAGCATTACCCATATTCCGGGAAGTGAGCGATCGCGCCGGGGAAGCCAATACCCTCAATAATATCGGTGGAGTTTACCACGCTATCGGTCAACCCCTGGAAGCCTTAACATACTACCAGCAAGCATTACCAATTAGGCGGGAAGTGAGCGATCGCGCCGGGGAAGCCACTACTCTCAATAATATCGGTGCAGTTTACAGCGCTATTGGTCAACCCCAGCAAGCCTTAACATACTACCTGCAAGCATTACCCATATTGCGGGAAGTTAGCGATCGCGCCATGGAAGCCACTACTCTCAATAATATCGGTGCAGTTTACCACGCTATCGGTCAACCCCAGGAAGCCTTAACATACTTCCAGCAAGCATTACCCATTAGGCGGGAAGTTAGCGATCGCGCCGGTGAGGCAGCTACTCTCAATAATATCGGTGCAGTTTACGGCGATATCGGTAAACCCCAGGAAGCCTTAACATACTACCTGCAAGCATTACCCATTAGCCGGGAAGTGAGCGATCGCGCCGGGGAAGCCAATACCCTCAATAGTATCGCTGGAGTTTACCACGCTATCGGTCAACCCCTGGAAGCCTTAACATACTTGCAGCAAGCATTACCCATTAGGCGGGAAGTTAGCGATCGCGCCGGGGAAGCAGCTACTCTCCATAATATCGGTGCAGTTTACGGCGATATCGGTCAACCCCTGGAAGCCTTAACATACTACCAGAAAGCATTACCCATTAGGCGGGAAGTGAGCGATATCCGTGGGGAAGCGGCGACTCTCACTAATATCGGTGCAGTTTACCACGCTATCGGTAAACCCCAGGAAGCGTTAACATACTTGCAGCAAGCATTACCCATTAGGCGGGAAGTTAGCGATCGCGCCGGGGAAGCCAATACCCTCAATAGTATCGCTGGAGTTTACCGCCAAATAGGTAAACCCCAGGAAGCGTTAACATACTTACAGCAAGCATTATCTATCACGCGGGAAGTTAGTGATCGCGCCACGGAAGCCACTACCCTCAATAATATCGGTGGAGTTTACGGCGCTATCGGTCAACCCCAGGCAGCCTTAACATACTTCCAGCAAGCATTACCCATATTGCGGGAAGTGAGCGATCGCGCCGGGGAAGCCAGGACTCTCACTAATATCGGTGAAGTTTACCGCGCTATCGGTAAACCCCAGGAAGCCTTAACATACTACCAGCAAGCATTACCCATTAGCCGGGAAGTGAGCGATCGCGCCGGGGAAGCGGCTACTCTTCATAATATCGGTGTAGTTCACCGCGAAATAGGTCAACCCCAGGCAGCCTTAACATACTTACAGCAAGCATTACCCATTAGGCGGGAAGTGAGCGATCGCGCCACGGAAGCAGCTACCCTCAATAGTATCGGTGTAGTTTACAGCGCTATCGGTAAACCCCAGGAAGCCTTAACATACTACCAGCAAGCATTACCCATTAGGCGGGAAGTGAGCGATCGCGCCGGTGAAGCGGCTACCCTCAATAATATCGGTGCAGTTTACCGCGATATCGGTAAACCCCAGGAAGCCTTAACATACTACCTGCAAGCATTATCTATCACGCGGGAAGTGAGCGATCGCGCCATGGAAGCCACTACCCTCAATAATATCGGTGGAGTTTACAGCAATATCGGTCAACCCCAGGAAGCCTTAACATACTACCAGCAAGCATTACCCATTAGGCGGGAAGTGAGCGATCGCGCCGGGGAAGCCACTACCCTCAATAATATCGGTGGAGTTTACAGCGATATCGGTAAACCCCAGGAAGCCTTAACATACTACCAGCAAGCATTACCCATATTGCGGGAAGTGAGCGATCGCGCCGGTGAAGCCGGGACTCTCAGTAATATCGGTGCAGTTTACCGCGATATCGGTCAACCCCAGACCGCCATCGAAACCTTGGAAAAATCCGTACAAATTACCCTAGAAATGCGTGCAGGTTTGCAACAGGAAAACCGCGAATCATTCCTAGAAAGTAACCGAGGAACACCCGTCGCCCTTGTGGATCTTCTCATTGACCAAAACCAAGCCGACCAAGCCTTTAAATGGTATAACCTCGCCACCACCTTCGACCTCGCCGACTATACCCGCCTTATCGAGGCAAAAGTTAGTAATCCAGAAGCCCAGAAAATGATTGACCAGTGGAATCAAAACCATCAACGCCTACAATTCCTTTACTCCCAAGTTGACGACAACTGGACACCGGAACTATCCCAACAAATCAACCAATTACAAGCCGAAAATAGCCAACTCGCCGAGAATATCTCCCGCCAATATCCCGAAGTTTCAGAACTCTTTGAAACCACCCCCCAAGATATCGAAACTCTCCAAGCCAATATCGCTCCCGGAACCCTGGTTATTCAACCCGTTTTGTTAACTAATATTACTAACGTCGAGGATAAAATCGGCATTTTTGTAGTCAGCCGCGACCAAGCCACCCTCGTCCGCACCATTCCCATTAACCCCACCGAATTTGATGCCATCCTCACCGAATATCGCGCCCAACTCGAAAACCACAACCGCGAGGACTACGATCGCAATCAAGAACTACTGTATGATTATCTCATTCGTCCCGTCGAGGCGGATATTGCTGCCTATTCTCCCGACCAAATCGCCATTATTGCCACCGGAAAACTGCGTTATATTCCCTTTGAAACCCTCTATGATAATCAGAGCGAACAATACCTCATTGAAAAATACCCCATCCACTACCTCACCCGCATTTCCGCCACCCGCAATATCCCCAATAACCCCCGAACCTCCACCCAGGTTTTAGCCTTTGGCAACCCCACACCCACCTCCCAAGAACTTCCCGGAGCGGAACAGGAAGCCCGCCAAGTGACGGAAATTTTATCAGGGGAATATTGGCTGCGGGAACAAGCCACCCGCGACCGTTTTTATAACGATTCTGCCCGGTTTAATGTCCTGCATTTAGCGACCCATGGCTGCTTTCAAAAGCAAGGATGTCCCCGCCTAAACTTAGAGGCGAATAACATCTTATTTGCTAATAATGAAAAATTCAATATTGCTGATGCCGCCTTGTTGGGATTAAACCAAACTAATTTGGTGGTTTTAAGTGCTTGTCAAACCGCCATGGAAGCCGAATCAGACGGGCGGGAATTTGCAGCCGTTGCCTACTTATTTGAACGGGCGGGAGCCGATGCCGTGATAGCCAGCCTCTGGAATGCGGAGGATAATAAAACCCTCTTAATTATGACAGATTTTTATGAGAATGTCAACCAGGGAATGACCAAAGTTGAGGCATTACGGCAGGCAAAATTAGCCTTCAGCAAAGAAGGGATACATCCATTTTATTGGTCCCATTTAATTCTGATAGGTGATGGCAGTTCCTTTTAAGGTGGATATCTGCGGCTGAGGGCAGTACATTGACGACCGACCAAACCCATATTATTGGGGGAGAGGTGCTTGATAAGGTGCTAGGAACTATGCTATAATTTCCCCAGGGGGGAGAAGGGGATTGCCACCCCATATCAACTGGTAAATTAACCTGAATAAACTTAGATTAGGTGGTGCTATGAAAAGATTAATGATGGGTGGTTTATTGGCAGTAACAATGCTAGTCGCGACTCCGGCGATATTCCCAATTCTGACACAGCCGAGTTATGCCCAAACCTCGGAGACGGAGGCGGAAGAGTTGCAAAAACGGCTGGATTTGGGATTTCAGAAAAGTCGGCAAGGGCAACCTTTACAAGCCATAGAAACCTTTAAACAAGCCTTAGCTATTGCCCAAACAATTGCCAGTCGAGAAGGGGAAGCATTCGCCTACTTTGGTCTGGGTTTCAACTATCATCATATCGGTCAACCTCAGCAAGGGTTAACATACTTCCAGCAAGCATTACCCATTATGCGGGAAATAAGCGATCGCACCGGGGAAGCGGCGACTCTCAATAGTATCGGTGGACTTTACCACGATATCGGTCAACCCCAGGAAGCGTTAACATACTTCCAACAAGCATTATTTATCACGCGGGAAATAAGCGATCGCAGACAGCAAGCCACTACCCTCAATAATATCGGTGCAGTTTACCACGCTATCGGTCAACTCCAGGAAGCCTTAACATACTTCCAGCAAGCATTACCCATTAGGCGGGAAGTGAGCGATATCCGTGGGGAAGCGGCGACTCTCACTAATATCGGTGCAGTTTACCACGCTATCGGTCAACCCCAGGAAGCCTTAACATACTACCTGCAAGCATTACCAATTAGGCGGGAAGTGAGCGATCGCGCCGGGGAAGCGGCTACTCTCACTAATATCGGTGCAGTTTACCGCGATATCGGTCAACCCCGGGAAGGGTTAACATACTTCCAGCAAGCATTATCTATCACGCGGGAAATAAGCGATCGCGCCAGGGAAGCGGCTACCCTCAGTAATATCGGTGAAGTTTACCGCGATATCGGTCTACCCCAGGAAGGGTTAATATACTTCCAGCAAGCATTATCTATCACGCGGGAAGTGAGCGATCGCGCTACGGAAGCCACTACTCTCCATAATATCGGTGCAGTTTACGGCGATATCGGTAAACCCCAGGAAGCCTTAACATACTTACAGCAAGCATTACCCATTAGGCGGGAAGTGAGCGATCGCGCCAGGGAAGCGGCTACCCTGTATAATATCGGTTTAGTTTACCGTGATATTGGTGAACCCCAGAAAGCGATCGACAACTTGGAAAAAGCCCTCCAAATCACCCTAGAAATACGAGCCGGGTTAGCACAGGAAAACCGCCAACAATTCCTACAAAATAACCGAGCGATATCCGTGGCTCTGGTGGATCTTCTCATCGACGAAAACCGACCCGACCAAGCCTTTAAATGGCATCACCTCGCCACCACCTTCGACCTCGCGGACTATAGCCACCTTATCGATGCCCAAGTTATTAATTCACCCGCCCAGAAACTGATTGACCAATGGAATGAAAACCATGAACGCCTAAAATTACTTTACGCCCAAGTTGACGACAACTGGACACCGGAACTATCCCAACAAATCAACGAATTACAAGCCGGAAATAGCCAAATCGCCGAGGATATCGCCCGCCAATATCCCGAAGTTGCGGAACTCTTTGAAACCACCCCGCAAGACCTGGAAAATCTCCGGGAAAATATCGCCCCCGGAACCCTAGTTATTCAACCGATTTTGTTAACAAATATCAGCGAAGTTCCCGATGCGATCGCCCTGTTTATGGTCAGCCGCGACCAAAAAGCGATCGTGAAAAAAACCCCGATTAACCCCAGCGAATTTGATGGCATCCTCACCGAATATCGCGCCCAACTCGAAAACCACAACTCCGAAAATTTCGATAGAAATCAAGAACTCCTGTATGATTATCTAATTCGTCCGATAGAGGCAGATATTGCCGCCCATTCTCCCGAAAAACTCGCGATTATTGCCACCGGAAAACTGCGTTATATCCCCTTTGAAACGCTGTATGATAATCAAAGGAACCAACACCTAATTGAAAAGTACCCCATCCACTACCTAACGAGGATTTCCGCCCGTCGCCAAGTTCGCAGCAACACCACCTCATCCCCCCGTGTTTTAGCCTTTGGCAACCCCCAACCCAGCCCCTTTGATACCCCCGGAGCGGAACAGGAAGCCCGCCAAGTTACGGAAATTTTCTCAGGGGAATATTGGGTGAGGGAAGAAGCGACCCGCGACCGTTTTCAGAACGATTCTCCCCGGTTTAATATCCTCCATTTAGCCAACCCAATCTGCTTTCAAGCCAACGGATGTCCGGGGCTAGGTTTAGGGGCAAATCAGATATTATTTGCCCATGGAGAAACCTTCAATATTGCGGATATAGGATTGTTAGGATTAAACCAAACCAACTTGGTAGTTTTAAGTGGTGGTTTTCCAACCGGGATGGAAACCGAATCAGAGGGCGGCGGATTAGTAGCGATCGCCTACTTATTTGAACGGGCGGGAGCCGATGCCGTGATAGCCAGCCTCTGGAATGCGGAGGATAATACAACCCTCTTAATTATGACAGAATTTTATGAGAATGTCAAGCAGGGAATGACGAAAGCCGAAGCCTTACGGCAGGCGAAATTAACCTTCGCCCAAGAAGGCATACATCCCTTTTATTGGTCGCCATTAATTCTGATAGGTGATGGCGGTTCTTTTTAAGGTAGATATCGGCTGCTGATGCTGAGGGGAAAGGGGCAAGGTGTTAGCAGTCGGAGCCTGACACCTTATACATACAATCACAGAGAAAACATGATGATTGTCTTATGGGTAGCTGTCCTGAAGGTCGCCACGGGTGATAGAGCGATCGCACCGAGAGAGGCATTTATGAGAGGTGCTGCCAGGTTAAGGAGTAGGCTATAATCAAAGCCCAACTGCCAAGGAGACTAGGGCAAATCAAGGCAGTGGAACGCCAATTATCGAGGGATTATCCCCTGTGAAAACAGATAGTATATTCTACCGAATTTTCCAACAGTACCCCCGCAGTTTTTTTGAGCTGCTGAACCGTCCACCGGAAGAAAGCGATCGCTATCAATTCACCTCTGTGGAAGTGAAACAACTAGCCTTTCGCCTCGACGGAGTATTTCTGCCGACGACCCCAGAAGGCGATCGCCCATTGCCCATTGCCTTTCCAGAAATTAATCAACGGGGCAGCATTAATTATTAATTATTAATTATTAATTATTAATTATTTTGTCCTCTAGCAATTAGGGACGCGCGTCCAAGTGATGGGCGAGGCGATCGCCCATTGCCCATTGCCTTTCCAGAAATTAATCAACGGGGCAGCATTAATTATTAATTATTAATTATTAATTATTAATTATTTTGTCCTCT includes:
- a CDS encoding CHAT domain-containing protein; this translates as MKRLMIGSLLGVTMLVATPAIFPILTQRSYAQTSQTQAAQLQQLINLGSQQTQQRQPLQAIETLKQALAIAQSIQGREDEAFANLGLGFNYYHIGKPLEALTYLQQALPIFREVSDRAGEANTLNNIGGVYHAIGQPLEALTYYQQALPIRREVSDRAGEATTLNNIGAVYSAIGQPQQALTYYLQALPILREVSDRAMEATTLNNIGAVYHAIGQPQEALTYFQQALPIRREVSDRAGEAATLNNIGAVYGDIGKPQEALTYYLQALPISREVSDRAGEANTLNSIAGVYHAIGQPLEALTYLQQALPIRREVSDRAGEAATLHNIGAVYGDIGQPLEALTYYQKALPIRREVSDIRGEAATLTNIGAVYHAIGKPQEALTYLQQALPIRREVSDRAGEANTLNSIAGVYRQIGKPQEALTYLQQALSITREVSDRATEATTLNNIGGVYGAIGQPQAALTYFQQALPILREVSDRAGEARTLTNIGEVYRAIGKPQEALTYYQQALPISREVSDRAGEAATLHNIGVVHREIGQPQAALTYLQQALPIRREVSDRATEAATLNSIGVVYSAIGKPQEALTYYQQALPIRREVSDRAGEAATLNNIGAVYRDIGKPQEALTYYLQALSITREVSDRAMEATTLNNIGGVYSNIGQPQEALTYYQQALPIRREVSDRAGEATTLNNIGGVYSDIGKPQEALTYYQQALPILREVSDRAGEAGTLSNIGAVYRDIGQPQTAIETLEKSVQITLEMRAGLQQENRESFLESNRGTPVALVDLLIDQNQADQAFKWYNLATTFDLADYTRLIEAKVSNPEAQKMIDQWNQNHQRLQFLYSQVDDNWTPELSQQINQLQAENSQLAENISRQYPEVSELFETTPQDIETLQANIAPGTLVIQPVLLTNITNVEDKIGIFVVSRDQATLVRTIPINPTEFDAILTEYRAQLENHNREDYDRNQELLYDYLIRPVEADIAAYSPDQIAIIATGKLRYIPFETLYDNQSEQYLIEKYPIHYLTRISATRNIPNNPRTSTQVLAFGNPTPTSQELPGAEQEARQVTEILSGEYWLREQATRDRFYNDSARFNVLHLATHGCFQKQGCPRLNLEANNILFANNEKFNIADAALLGLNQTNLVVLSACQTAMEAESDGREFAAVAYLFERAGADAVIASLWNAEDNKTLLIMTDFYENVNQGMTKVEALRQAKLAFSKEGIHPFYWSHLILIGDGSSF
- a CDS encoding CHAT domain-containing protein, whose amino-acid sequence is MKRLMMGGLLAVTMLVATPAIFPILTQPSYAQTSETEAEELQKRLDLGFQKSRQGQPLQAIETFKQALAIAQTIASREGEAFAYFGLGFNYHHIGQPQQGLTYFQQALPIMREISDRTGEAATLNSIGGLYHDIGQPQEALTYFQQALFITREISDRRQQATTLNNIGAVYHAIGQLQEALTYFQQALPIRREVSDIRGEAATLTNIGAVYHAIGQPQEALTYYLQALPIRREVSDRAGEAATLTNIGAVYRDIGQPREGLTYFQQALSITREISDRAREAATLSNIGEVYRDIGLPQEGLIYFQQALSITREVSDRATEATTLHNIGAVYGDIGKPQEALTYLQQALPIRREVSDRAREAATLYNIGLVYRDIGEPQKAIDNLEKALQITLEIRAGLAQENRQQFLQNNRAISVALVDLLIDENRPDQAFKWHHLATTFDLADYSHLIDAQVINSPAQKLIDQWNENHERLKLLYAQVDDNWTPELSQQINELQAGNSQIAEDIARQYPEVAELFETTPQDLENLRENIAPGTLVIQPILLTNISEVPDAIALFMVSRDQKAIVKKTPINPSEFDGILTEYRAQLENHNSENFDRNQELLYDYLIRPIEADIAAHSPEKLAIIATGKLRYIPFETLYDNQRNQHLIEKYPIHYLTRISARRQVRSNTTSSPRVLAFGNPQPSPFDTPGAEQEARQVTEIFSGEYWVREEATRDRFQNDSPRFNILHLANPICFQANGCPGLGLGANQILFAHGETFNIADIGLLGLNQTNLVVLSGGFPTGMETESEGGGLVAIAYLFERAGADAVIASLWNAEDNTTLLIMTEFYENVKQGMTKAEALRQAKLTFAQEGIHPFYWSPLILIGDGGSF